A single Pseudomonas sp. HN11 DNA region contains:
- the tagF gene encoding type VI secretion system-associated protein TagF, whose amino-acid sequence MTTLGFYGKLASRGDFVSRALPQSFIGPWDSWLAAGLLASQNSLGGDWLNTYLVSPLWRFVLAPSVCGPDAAAGVVMPSIDRVGRYFPLAVVTLLDQDTNPASLVGGPDTWFEQAEELLLSTLDAGATFESFNDGLDSLGFPASEPRAVGGHFAGLQRVAATVPHQRMTALAEQACEGVSLWWGRGSQRISPGLLRCQGLPAASDFAQFLLGQEGVV is encoded by the coding sequence ATGACAACGCTGGGTTTCTACGGCAAACTGGCCAGCCGTGGCGACTTTGTCAGCCGCGCGCTACCCCAGAGTTTCATCGGCCCGTGGGATAGCTGGTTGGCGGCGGGTCTGCTCGCCAGCCAGAACAGCCTTGGCGGTGACTGGCTCAACACGTATCTGGTCAGCCCACTGTGGCGCTTTGTGCTGGCGCCAAGTGTGTGCGGGCCGGACGCGGCGGCGGGTGTGGTGATGCCGAGCATCGATCGGGTGGGGCGCTACTTTCCGCTGGCGGTGGTCACGTTGCTTGATCAAGACACCAATCCTGCGTCCCTGGTCGGCGGGCCGGACACCTGGTTCGAGCAAGCCGAAGAGCTGTTGCTCAGCACCCTGGATGCCGGTGCCACCTTCGAAAGCTTCAATGACGGCCTCGACAGCCTGGGCTTCCCGGCGAGCGAGCCGCGCGCGGTGGGTGGCCATTTTGCCGGCCTGCAACGGGTGGCCGCCACCGTGCCGCACCAGCGCATGACCGCCCTGGCCGAACAGGCCTGCGAAGGCGTCAGCCTGTGGTGGGGCCGTGGTTCGCAACGTATTTCCCCTGGTTTGTTGCGGTGTCAGGGCCTGCCTGCCGCCAGCGATTTTGCGCAGTTTTTGCTCGGACAAGAAGGTGTGGTGTAG
- the tssK gene encoding type VI secretion system baseplate subunit TssK has translation MSWNNRVVWSEGMFIGTQHFQQHDRYLENLIDARSRPLSAGAWGFSELLIDQGLLAQGKLAIVSARGLLPDGTPFNIPQDDLAPSPLNIDDNLRDGLVYLALPLKRAGARDTVEEGEALEAARYVSQVREVRDDNAPFENRAPVAVGSRALRLLTAQDGISDYAAIGLVRIKEKRADRALVLDDTYIPPVLDVAASKPLTAFRSELLGLLHQRGEALAGRVVASGAGGASEIADFMLLQLVNRAQPLIQHLSQLSPLHPERFFSELVSLAGEFSTFSTSGRRPQEYPQYQHDDLALSFSPVMAALREALSMLIDSKATPIPIVEKAYGVHVAMLADKTLLDNASFILVVRADVPGETLRARFGQQSKVGSVEHIRDLVNLQLPGIGLLPLPVAPRQLPYHAGSTYYELDRGSEHWQQLSNSGGFAFHIAGQFPGLNLAFWAIRG, from the coding sequence ATGTCCTGGAACAATCGCGTGGTCTGGTCGGAAGGCATGTTCATCGGAACGCAGCACTTCCAGCAGCATGACCGTTACCTGGAAAACTTGATTGATGCCCGCAGCCGCCCCTTGTCTGCCGGGGCTTGGGGCTTTTCCGAATTGCTGATCGACCAGGGCCTGCTGGCCCAGGGCAAGCTGGCGATCGTGTCGGCGCGTGGCCTGCTGCCCGACGGCACGCCGTTCAATATCCCCCAGGATGACCTGGCGCCAAGCCCGTTGAACATCGATGACAACCTGCGCGACGGCCTGGTGTACCTGGCCCTGCCGCTCAAGCGTGCCGGCGCCCGCGATACCGTGGAGGAAGGCGAAGCCCTGGAAGCCGCGCGGTATGTGAGCCAGGTACGCGAAGTGCGTGATGACAACGCGCCGTTCGAAAACCGCGCCCCGGTGGCCGTCGGCTCCCGCGCCCTGCGCTTGCTCACCGCCCAGGATGGCATCAGCGACTACGCTGCCATTGGCCTGGTACGCATCAAGGAAAAACGCGCCGACCGCGCGCTGGTACTCGACGACACCTACATCCCACCCGTGCTGGACGTGGCTGCAAGCAAGCCGCTGACTGCATTTCGCAGCGAGCTACTCGGCCTGCTGCACCAGCGCGGCGAAGCCCTGGCGGGGCGCGTGGTGGCCTCGGGCGCCGGTGGCGCGTCGGAGATTGCCGACTTCATGCTGCTGCAACTGGTCAACCGAGCGCAGCCACTGATCCAGCATTTGAGCCAGTTGAGCCCGCTGCATCCGGAGCGCTTCTTCAGTGAACTGGTCAGCCTGGCCGGTGAGTTCTCGACCTTCTCGACCTCGGGCCGTCGCCCCCAGGAATACCCGCAGTACCAGCACGACGACCTGGCCCTGAGCTTTTCCCCGGTGATGGCGGCGTTGCGCGAAGCGCTGTCGATGCTGATCGACAGCAAGGCCACGCCGATCCCGATTGTCGAGAAAGCCTACGGCGTCCACGTGGCGATGCTGGCCGACAAGACCCTGCTCGACAACGCCAGCTTCATTCTGGTGGTGCGTGCCGATGTCCCCGGCGAAACCCTGCGTGCGCGCTTCGGCCAGCAGAGCAAAGTCGGTTCGGTGGAGCACATCCGCGACCTAGTCAACCTGCAACTGCCGGGGATTGGCCTGTTGCCTCTGCCGGTGGCGCCACGCCAACTGCCGTACCACGCCGGCTCGACGTATTACGAGCTCGATCGCGGCAGCGAGCATTGGCAACAACTGAGCAATTCCGGTGGTTTCGCCTTCCATATCGCCGGGCAGTTCCCGGGCTTGAACCTGGCCTTCTGGGCGATCCGAGGATAA
- a CDS encoding DotU family type VI secretion system protein has translation MHPNDDDRTQFMPRPGGRAPEPARAEPSPLAMPAAPMLTGKSQGLNPLESAAGPLLALLTRLRNTIAHPAPASLRAQLLAYLRQFEERAEAAGVARNEVLLARYALCTALDEAVLSTPWGSTSDWGKQSLLITVHNEAWGGEKVFQLLDHCLQSPRERLYLLELLYLCMCLGFEGRYRVMNDGRSQLETLRERTAAAIRSARGEHERELSPHWRGVTVARDRLAQFMPPWIAVAIGLALLLALLFGLRMKLASDAEPVFKNIHALGEIPVQAIDRPVAQPKVIERPRLAGFLVEDIKAGRVAVEDAVDRSVVTIRGDELFASASSSIVDDYQPLMLRIADAIRKVKGQVRVTGHSDNRPIATLRFPSNWALSEARAKSVLEILAAKTGQADRFSAEGRSDTEPVATNATAEGRARNRRVEITVLAEGVE, from the coding sequence ATGCATCCCAATGATGATGACCGCACCCAGTTCATGCCGCGTCCGGGTGGCCGCGCGCCGGAACCTGCGCGTGCCGAACCTTCGCCGCTAGCCATGCCGGCCGCGCCGATGCTTACCGGCAAGAGCCAGGGCCTCAACCCGCTGGAAAGCGCCGCCGGCCCGTTGTTGGCGCTGCTGACGCGCCTGCGCAACACCATCGCCCATCCGGCGCCGGCCAGCCTGCGCGCGCAGTTGTTGGCGTATTTGCGCCAGTTCGAAGAGCGCGCCGAAGCGGCCGGTGTTGCCCGCAACGAAGTATTGCTGGCCCGTTACGCACTGTGCACCGCGCTGGATGAAGCGGTGTTGAGCACGCCTTGGGGCAGCACCAGTGACTGGGGCAAGCAGAGCTTGTTGATCACCGTGCACAACGAAGCCTGGGGCGGCGAAAAAGTCTTCCAGTTGCTGGACCATTGCCTGCAAAGCCCACGGGAACGCCTGTACCTGCTGGAGCTGTTGTACCTGTGTATGTGCCTGGGTTTTGAAGGTCGCTACCGCGTGATGAACGACGGTCGTAGCCAGTTGGAAACCCTGCGTGAACGCACGGCCGCTGCCATTCGCAGCGCGCGTGGCGAACACGAGCGCGAACTGTCACCGCACTGGCGTGGCGTGACCGTGGCCCGCGATCGCCTGGCGCAATTCATGCCGCCGTGGATCGCCGTGGCCATCGGCCTGGCGCTGTTGCTGGCGCTGCTGTTTGGCTTGCGCATGAAACTGGCGTCGGATGCCGAACCGGTGTTCAAGAACATTCACGCATTGGGCGAGATCCCGGTGCAGGCCATCGACCGTCCGGTGGCGCAGCCCAAGGTGATCGAGCGTCCACGGCTGGCCGGCTTCCTGGTGGAAGACATCAAGGCCGGGCGCGTTGCTGTGGAAGATGCGGTCGACCGTTCAGTGGTGACCATTCGTGGCGACGAGCTGTTTGCGTCCGCCAGCTCCAGCATCGTCGATGACTACCAGCCGCTGATGCTGCGCATCGCCGACGCCATCCGCAAAGTGAAGGGCCAGGTGCGCGTGACCGGGCACAGTGACAATCGCCCGATTGCCACGCTGCGCTTCCCGTCCAACTGGGCGCTGTCGGAGGCGCGGGCCAAGTCGGTGCTGGAGATCCTCGCGGCCAAGACCGGCCAGGCCGACCGTTTCAGCGCCGAGGGCCGCAGCGACACCGAGCCGGTGGCGACCAATGCCACCGCCGAAGGCCGTGCCCGCAATCGTCGGGTTGAAATCACCGTATTGGCGGAGGGCGTCGAGTGA
- a CDS encoding PP2C family protein-serine/threonine phosphatase, translating to MGSTYKSASKSHVGMVRQVNEDACLDLPENRLWVVADGMGGHAAGDYVSSLIVDSLRNVPVGRSLDEYSAALRNDLVRINTAVREETAHRGVTLMGSTVVLLAARGLRGVCLWAGDSRLYRLRDGVLESISRDHSYVQDLQDSGLLSEADARTHPRANIVTRAIGVEAHLELAVVDLLIAPGDSYLLCSDGLNKTVEDHEIREVLGHDTPDEIVRSLVHLGLNRGAPDNITAIVVKVSP from the coding sequence ATGGGGTCGACGTACAAATCTGCGAGCAAAAGCCATGTGGGCATGGTCCGCCAGGTGAATGAAGACGCCTGCCTGGACTTGCCGGAAAACCGACTGTGGGTGGTGGCCGACGGCATGGGCGGGCATGCGGCGGGGGACTATGTGAGCAGCCTGATCGTCGATAGCCTGCGCAACGTGCCGGTGGGGCGGTCCCTGGATGAATACTCGGCGGCGCTGCGCAACGACCTGGTCCGCATCAACACGGCCGTGCGCGAAGAAACTGCCCACCGCGGCGTGACCCTGATGGGCAGCACCGTGGTGCTGTTGGCCGCCCGTGGCCTGCGCGGCGTCTGCCTGTGGGCCGGTGACAGCCGCTTGTACCGTCTGCGCGACGGCGTACTCGAAAGCATCTCCCGCGACCACAGCTACGTCCAGGACCTGCAAGACAGCGGCCTGCTCAGCGAAGCTGACGCGCGCACGCATCCGCGCGCCAATATCGTCACCCGAGCGATTGGCGTGGAAGCCCACCTGGAATTGGCAGTGGTCGACCTGCTGATCGCTCCCGGTGACAGCTACCTGCTGTGCAGCGATGGCCTGAACAAGACCGTCGAAGACCATGAAATTCGTGAAGTCCTCGGCCACGACACGCCGGATGAAATCGTGCGCAGCCTGGTGCACCTGGGGCTCAACCGGGGCGCGCCGGACAACATCACTGCCATCGTCGTGAAGGTATCGCCATGA
- the tagH gene encoding type VI secretion system-associated FHA domain protein TagH, giving the protein MSLCLTITSYHKITPGQCSEKSMNQGAMAIGRSLDNDWVLPDPERLVSSQHCVIQYKDGRYYLTDNSTNGVELVNAGVRMRRGSSEPLQDGELIRIGDYEIQARIDFNVQAVDSQPFAGDSPNSFEALMGAVSSKPAPVPVIAPQFQGASSMDTLPDLFDFLSPTAVPPPTVPDHVPSEQHDFRPPMPVAVPVAETPVVSGSVIPEDWDLFGDTPAPIASAPPPPPTPPVIQPPPVVEPVLPVADSQQPDLLQAFLRGAGLDQLRLDKVQAEAQMENIGRSYRLMVEGLIDVLRARASLKGEFRMQQTMIQPAENNPLKFAPNADEALLLLLRHGNQAFMAPDAAVRDSFNDLRAHQLAVMAGVEAAIKHLLGRFEPAQLEERMGKPGGLSSIFNGSRQAQYWQQFTELYSNISREAQEDFQDLFGREFSRAYEEHSARQRR; this is encoded by the coding sequence ATGTCGCTGTGTTTGACTATCACTAGTTATCACAAGATTACCCCTGGGCAGTGCTCCGAAAAGTCCATGAACCAGGGCGCGATGGCTATCGGCCGCAGCTTGGATAATGACTGGGTATTGCCTGATCCAGAGCGCCTGGTCTCCTCTCAACATTGCGTTATTCAATACAAGGATGGCCGTTATTATTTGACCGATAACAGCACTAATGGTGTGGAGTTGGTCAACGCCGGTGTACGTATGCGTCGGGGTAGCAGCGAGCCGTTGCAGGACGGTGAATTGATCCGTATCGGCGATTACGAGATCCAGGCGCGCATCGACTTCAACGTGCAGGCCGTCGACAGCCAGCCGTTTGCCGGTGATTCGCCCAACAGCTTTGAAGCGCTGATGGGGGCTGTGTCGAGCAAGCCCGCGCCAGTGCCGGTGATCGCGCCGCAGTTCCAGGGTGCGTCTTCAATGGACACGCTGCCGGACCTGTTTGATTTCCTCAGCCCCACCGCCGTGCCGCCGCCGACTGTGCCGGACCACGTGCCTTCCGAGCAACACGACTTTCGCCCACCGATGCCTGTCGCCGTGCCCGTGGCCGAGACGCCCGTCGTGTCGGGCTCGGTTATTCCCGAAGACTGGGACTTGTTTGGCGACACGCCAGCGCCCATTGCCAGTGCTCCGCCGCCGCCACCCACACCGCCGGTCATCCAGCCACCACCTGTAGTCGAGCCTGTGCTTCCCGTGGCAGACAGCCAACAACCTGATCTTCTGCAAGCGTTCCTGCGCGGCGCCGGCCTTGATCAACTGCGCCTGGACAAAGTCCAGGCCGAGGCCCAGATGGAGAACATCGGCCGCAGCTACCGCCTGATGGTCGAAGGCCTGATCGACGTGTTGCGCGCCCGTGCCAGCCTCAAGGGTGAGTTCCGCATGCAGCAGACCATGATCCAGCCCGCTGAAAACAATCCGTTGAAATTCGCCCCGAATGCCGACGAAGCGTTACTGCTACTCCTGCGCCACGGCAACCAGGCGTTTATGGCGCCGGATGCCGCCGTACGCGACAGTTTCAATGACCTGCGTGCCCACCAACTGGCGGTGATGGCTGGCGTGGAAGCCGCGATCAAACACCTGCTTGGCCGCTTCGAACCGGCACAGCTGGAAGAGCGCATGGGCAAGCCGGGCGGGCTCTCGAGTATTTTCAACGGCTCCCGTCAGGCCCAGTACTGGCAGCAGTTCACCGAGCTCTACAGCAATATTTCCCGCGAGGCCCAAGAAGATTTCCAGGATCTGTTCGGCCGCGAATTCAGCCGGGCCTACGAAGAACACAGCGCACGACAGCGTCGGTAA
- the tssM gene encoding type VI secretion system membrane subunit TssM translates to MKAFFSFMIRWVIPVLGLIALSLIIWFVGPLLDVLVPEGRRWALIILVFAVWIAYRVFRIIQARRQAAEVMRSLAAETPADPNSVATAEELTTLRQRMDEALALLKKAKLGGDERRNLYELPWYVIIGPPGSGKTTALVNSGLHFPLAAQLGAGAVRGVGGTRNCDWWFTDQAVLLDTAGRYTTQDSNSTVDKAAWLGFLDLLKKQRSRRPIDGAFIAISLSDLLLGTDAERAAHAAAIRLRIQELYTQLGVRFPIYLMLTKLDLVPGFMEFFDNLSKDERAQVWGMTFALDDGKNTDSPLAHLQSEFAGLEQRLNERLVERLQQERDPARRDLIYGFPQQFGALKDCLQSFLEGVFKPNAFEERVLLRGVYFTSGTQEGSPIDRLIGAMAQSMNLDRQHLARQSGTGRSYFIEKLFTAVAFAERGLVGVNPKVERRRKWIARGVLAATVALVVVISGLWWVSYRANQAYIAQVDQKVAPLGQTVQSLSPAQRDILAVLPLLNAVKNLAGDSPSWSEGLGLYQGDMLEAESASVYRKLLIAVFAPRLVTRIEEQLHGGGNSDFLYEGLKAYLMLADAEHYDPDFIKAWIALDWDRNLPRDLPADQRQALAGHLQSLFERHPPNARLDPRLIDDLRRQLQQLPVAQRVYDRVKRQKLPEGIPDFRINEAAGRDAALVFSRKSGKPLGEPLSGFFTAKGYRQAFLLSSLNQTGTLAEEQWVLGHEQADQQNVVSLAADVRRLYFQDYQRQWDALLADIDFVPITSVAQAADVLRVISGPTSPLKKLLVAVAKETDLQAEERQLAAKGVPVEGGVDKLKERLGSLLGQEQPTANAPAAADDPVTAHFAELNSIVSKNEGEPAAIDGLLTDMNALYVQVSAMVGASGDALLGEAKNQAAAAATRVSLNAERQPPLVQGMVKSVVNSTTNSMMGGVRNQLNAAWVSEVVNVYRQSLAGRYPMSPGSARDATLDDFGQFFGVGGVMDNYFRKYLQPYVDTSAQTWRWQPGAAQKLGIAPGVLQTFQRAATIRDAFFRAGGTQPIVRFELKPVSMDPTITQFLLDLDGQQLSYDHGPSRPVAMQWPNPGSIGVVRISIMPPSASGRSGVTLDGPWAWFRLLEQSDLTAGNSPDRFNLRLRVDGASIAYELRANSAFNPFKSRVLSGFSLPERL, encoded by the coding sequence GTGAAGGCGTTTTTCAGTTTCATGATTCGCTGGGTGATCCCCGTGCTGGGCCTGATCGCCCTGAGCCTGATCATCTGGTTTGTCGGGCCGTTGCTCGACGTGCTGGTGCCGGAAGGGCGTCGCTGGGCGCTGATCATTCTGGTGTTCGCGGTGTGGATTGCGTACCGCGTGTTCCGCATCATCCAGGCGCGCCGCCAGGCCGCCGAAGTGATGCGCAGCCTGGCCGCCGAAACCCCGGCCGACCCGAATAGCGTTGCCACCGCCGAAGAACTCACCACCCTGCGCCAGCGCATGGACGAGGCCCTGGCGCTGCTGAAAAAGGCCAAGCTCGGTGGGGACGAACGCCGCAATCTCTATGAGCTGCCGTGGTATGTGATCATCGGCCCGCCGGGTTCGGGCAAGACCACCGCGCTGGTCAACTCCGGCCTGCACTTCCCGCTGGCCGCGCAATTGGGCGCCGGTGCCGTGCGTGGCGTCGGCGGTACGCGTAACTGCGATTGGTGGTTTACCGATCAAGCCGTGTTGCTCGACACCGCCGGCCGCTACACCACCCAAGACAGCAACTCCACGGTGGATAAAGCCGCGTGGCTGGGCTTCCTCGACCTGCTGAAAAAGCAGCGCTCGCGTCGGCCCATCGATGGCGCCTTTATCGCCATCAGCCTGTCGGACCTATTGCTCGGCACCGATGCCGAACGCGCCGCCCATGCCGCCGCTATCCGCCTGCGCATCCAGGAGCTGTACACCCAACTGGGCGTGCGTTTCCCGATCTACCTGATGCTCACCAAGCTCGACCTGGTGCCGGGTTTCATGGAGTTCTTCGACAACCTGAGCAAGGACGAGCGTGCCCAGGTGTGGGGCATGACCTTTGCCCTGGACGACGGCAAGAACACCGACAGTCCGCTGGCGCACCTGCAAAGCGAGTTCGCCGGCCTGGAACAGCGCCTCAACGAACGCCTGGTCGAACGCCTGCAGCAGGAACGCGACCCGGCGCGACGTGACCTGATCTATGGCTTCCCGCAGCAGTTCGGCGCGTTGAAAGACTGCCTGCAAAGCTTCCTCGAAGGCGTGTTCAAGCCCAATGCCTTTGAAGAGCGCGTGTTGCTGCGTGGCGTGTATTTCACCAGCGGCACCCAGGAAGGCAGCCCGATCGACCGCCTGATTGGCGCCATGGCCCAGAGCATGAACCTGGACCGCCAGCACCTGGCGCGCCAGAGCGGCACCGGTCGCAGTTACTTCATCGAAAAACTCTTTACCGCCGTGGCGTTTGCCGAGCGTGGATTGGTCGGGGTGAATCCGAAGGTCGAGCGTCGGCGCAAATGGATTGCACGTGGTGTGCTGGCCGCTACCGTGGCTCTGGTCGTGGTGATCAGCGGTTTGTGGTGGGTGAGTTACCGCGCCAACCAGGCCTATATCGCCCAGGTCGACCAGAAGGTCGCACCGCTTGGTCAGACCGTGCAGAGCCTGAGCCCCGCGCAACGCGACATCCTCGCTGTGCTGCCATTGCTCAACGCCGTGAAGAACTTGGCGGGCGACTCACCGAGCTGGTCCGAAGGCCTGGGGCTGTACCAGGGCGATATGCTCGAAGCCGAGTCCGCCAGTGTCTACCGCAAGCTGCTGATCGCCGTGTTCGCACCACGCCTGGTGACGCGCATCGAAGAACAACTGCACGGCGGCGGCAATTCCGACTTCCTCTACGAAGGCCTCAAGGCTTACCTGATGCTCGCTGATGCGGAGCATTACGACCCGGACTTCATCAAGGCCTGGATCGCCCTCGACTGGGACCGCAACCTGCCGCGCGACCTGCCGGCGGACCAGCGCCAGGCTTTGGCCGGGCACTTGCAGTCGCTGTTCGAACGCCATCCGCCCAATGCGCGCCTGGATCCCCGGCTGATCGATGACCTGCGTCGCCAGTTGCAGCAACTGCCGGTGGCGCAGCGCGTCTACGACCGGGTCAAGCGCCAGAAACTGCCCGAAGGCATCCCGGACTTCCGCATCAACGAAGCCGCCGGGCGTGACGCCGCGCTGGTGTTCAGCCGCAAAAGCGGCAAGCCGCTGGGCGAGCCGTTGAGTGGGTTCTTCACCGCCAAAGGCTATCGCCAGGCGTTCCTGCTGAGCAGCCTGAACCAGACCGGCACCCTCGCTGAAGAGCAATGGGTATTGGGGCACGAACAGGCCGACCAGCAGAACGTGGTGAGCCTGGCTGCCGATGTACGGCGCCTGTATTTCCAGGATTACCAGCGCCAGTGGGATGCGTTGCTGGCGGACATCGACTTTGTGCCGATCACCAGCGTGGCCCAGGCGGCCGACGTGTTGCGGGTGATTTCCGGCCCGACCTCGCCGCTGAAAAAACTGCTGGTGGCCGTGGCCAAGGAAACCGACCTGCAAGCCGAAGAGCGCCAGTTGGCCGCCAAAGGTGTGCCGGTGGAAGGTGGTGTCGACAAGCTCAAGGAGCGCCTGGGCAGCCTGCTTGGCCAAGAGCAACCGACCGCCAATGCACCGGCGGCGGCGGATGATCCGGTGACCGCGCACTTTGCCGAACTCAACAGCATCGTCAGCAAGAACGAAGGTGAGCCGGCGGCTATCGATGGCCTGCTCACCGACATGAATGCGCTGTATGTGCAGGTCAGCGCCATGGTCGGCGCCAGCGGCGACGCCTTGCTCGGTGAAGCGAAGAACCAGGCGGCGGCTGCAGCCACGCGGGTCAGCCTGAATGCCGAACGCCAGCCGCCACTGGTGCAGGGCATGGTCAAGTCGGTGGTCAATTCCACCACCAACAGCATGATGGGCGGGGTGCGTAATCAACTGAACGCTGCCTGGGTCAGCGAAGTAGTCAACGTGTATCGCCAGTCGCTGGCCGGGCGTTACCCGATGTCGCCGGGCAGCGCGCGGGATGCCACCCTGGATGACTTCGGTCAGTTCTTCGGCGTGGGCGGGGTGATGGACAACTACTTCCGCAAATACCTGCAGCCTTACGTGGACACCTCCGCGCAGACCTGGCGCTGGCAGCCGGGCGCGGCGCAGAAGTTGGGGATTGCACCGGGCGTGCTGCAAACCTTCCAACGTGCCGCGACGATTCGTGATGCGTTCTTCCGCGCCGGTGGCACCCAGCCGATTGTGCGTTTCGAACTCAAACCGGTATCGATGGACCCGACCATCACTCAGTTCTTGCTGGATCTGGACGGCCAGCAACTGAGCTACGACCACGGCCCCAGCCGCCCGGTGGCGATGCAATGGCCGAACCCAGGCAGCATTGGCGTGGTACGTATCTCCATCATGCCGCCGTCGGCCAGTGGCCGCTCCGGTGTGACCCTGGACGGGCCATGGGCCTGGTTCCGCCTGCTGGAGCAATCGGACCTCACCGCCGGTAATTCTCCGGACCGTTTCAACCTGCGCCTGCGCGTCGACGGTGCGAGCATCGCCTACGAGCTGCGCGCCAACAGTGCCTTCAACCCGTTCAAGAGCCGCGTGCTCAGTGGCTTCAGCCTGCCGGAGCGGCTATGA
- the tssJ gene encoding type VI secretion system lipoprotein TssJ, whose protein sequence is MIPRFLLAVATLLLLTACAKDAANPETVAEAEADTAAVELHFHAINGLNPGANGQAAPVRVRIFELKNAATFSRSDYFALADRAQSTLGLDLLDQDEVMVQPGEQLSIQRDLDPSTRQIGLLVGYRELDRAQWRTVINVPARQYTEYQISLDVRAVRADIVASPSSPAQ, encoded by the coding sequence ATGATTCCCAGGTTTTTACTCGCAGTCGCCACCTTACTGCTGCTGACGGCGTGTGCCAAAGACGCCGCCAACCCCGAAACAGTTGCCGAGGCTGAAGCGGATACGGCCGCCGTCGAGCTGCACTTTCACGCGATCAACGGGCTCAACCCCGGTGCCAACGGCCAGGCCGCCCCGGTGCGGGTGCGCATCTTCGAGCTGAAAAATGCCGCCACTTTTTCCCGCTCCGATTACTTCGCACTGGCCGACCGCGCCCAATCCACACTCGGCCTGGACCTGCTGGACCAGGACGAAGTGATGGTGCAGCCCGGCGAGCAACTGAGCATCCAGCGTGACCTCGACCCGTCCACGCGCCAGATCGGCTTGCTGGTGGGCTATCGCGAGTTGGACCGCGCGCAATGGCGCACGGTGATCAACGTGCCCGCACGCCAATACACCGAATATCAGATCAGCCTCGATGTGCGTGCCGTGCGCGCCGACATCGTGGCCTCCCCATCCAGCCCTGCCCAATAA
- the tssA gene encoding type VI secretion system protein TssA produces MDVPLLLTAVSATSPCGEDMEYDAQFLQLERDAKGQPERSMGDAILPAEPPEWRSIQQQSLDLLARSKDLRITHFLLQSALALQGVAGLAEALTLIDALLRDYWADLHPRLDADDDNDPTVRINALTGLTCDTNIRLLRESILTRSRTFGPVTLRAALNASGLLSFPDEQLGAQQLNAAFLDSDPEQLQATRDALIAARATCEAIERQVNDQVGSAQGVDLSALKQPLKQALQILNQAVPGTADSSEPEAVSDDNAPSADFAAAPAAPRPVGDIASRDDVLRSLDKILAYYTRHEPSSPLPVLLNRAKNLVHADFAAIVRNLIPDGMSQFENLRGPDGE; encoded by the coding sequence GTGGATGTGCCGTTGCTGCTCACCGCCGTTTCCGCGACTTCGCCCTGTGGCGAAGACATGGAGTATGACGCGCAATTTCTGCAGTTGGAGCGTGATGCCAAGGGCCAACCCGAGCGCAGCATGGGCGATGCCATCCTGCCCGCTGAACCGCCGGAGTGGCGCAGCATCCAGCAGCAAAGCCTCGACTTGCTCGCTCGCAGCAAAGACCTGCGCATCACCCATTTCCTGCTGCAAAGCGCCCTGGCCCTCCAGGGTGTCGCGGGCCTTGCCGAAGCGCTGACGCTGATCGACGCGTTGCTGCGCGATTACTGGGCCGACCTGCACCCGCGCCTGGATGCCGACGACGACAACGACCCGACCGTGCGTATCAACGCCCTCACCGGCCTGACCTGCGACACCAACATTCGCTTGCTGCGCGAGAGCATCCTCACGCGTTCGCGCACCTTCGGCCCCGTGACTCTGCGCGCGGCGCTCAACGCCAGTGGCCTGTTGAGCTTCCCCGATGAACAACTCGGCGCCCAGCAACTCAACGCCGCATTCCTCGACAGCGACCCCGAACAACTGCAAGCCACCCGTGACGCGTTGATTGCAGCGCGTGCGACGTGCGAAGCCATCGAACGGCAGGTCAACGATCAGGTCGGTTCCGCCCAGGGCGTGGACCTCAGCGCCTTGAAACAACCGCTCAAACAGGCGTTGCAGATCCTCAATCAAGCGGTGCCCGGCACCGCCGACAGCAGCGAACCCGAGGCCGTCAGTGACGACAATGCCCCCTCGGCCGACTTCGCCGCTGCGCCCGCGGCACCACGCCCGGTTGGCGATATTGCCAGCCGTGACGACGTGCTGCGCAGCCTCGACAAGATCCTTGCGTACTACACCCGACACGAGCCTTCGAGCCCGCTGCCGGTGCTGTTGAACCGGGCGAAGAATCTGGTGCACGCCGACTTCGCGGCCATCGTGCGCAATCTGATTCCCGACGGCATGTCCCAATTTGAAAACCTGCGCGGCCCGGACGGCGAGTAA